One Mycobacteroides salmoniphilum DNA segment encodes these proteins:
- a CDS encoding alpha/beta fold hydrolase yields the protein MTRNSAIETGWRLNEGFFTAADGTQIGFSDTGNRAAPVTVLFLHGWTQNREAWDDVAGPLHERNPELRVIALDHRGHGKSDPAPGGTVNVPQLATDAADFINAEIPTGQIVIVGHSMGGMTMMGLGEYHPELVARRISGAVFVATSAGRLLHRLRVVPPVFEVVKAVILGVVAQGWFLQQGYLMRPIISTLVFGRDPRPYDVSRVWDQIRSGTPRSYKDAAESMVLHEDLTEGLGAYRGKPAAVLAGARDFLTPAGDSRIIAAALQTNELRTYPGSGHMLPNERASEVVNEIVTVLEALRQEPATRVTTESAG from the coding sequence GTGACCCGTAATTCCGCTATTGAAACCGGCTGGCGCCTGAACGAGGGATTTTTCACCGCCGCCGACGGCACCCAGATTGGATTCTCCGATACCGGGAATCGTGCGGCGCCTGTGACAGTCCTATTCCTGCACGGCTGGACCCAGAATCGCGAGGCCTGGGACGACGTCGCGGGTCCCCTGCACGAGCGCAATCCCGAACTACGCGTCATCGCGCTCGACCACCGGGGCCACGGGAAGTCTGATCCCGCGCCCGGGGGCACCGTGAATGTTCCCCAACTGGCCACGGATGCTGCCGATTTCATCAATGCGGAGATCCCCACGGGGCAGATCGTGATCGTCGGCCACTCGATGGGCGGCATGACCATGATGGGTCTGGGTGAATATCACCCAGAGCTCGTGGCCCGGCGGATTTCCGGTGCGGTATTCGTCGCCACCTCCGCGGGCAGGCTTCTGCACCGGCTCCGGGTCGTCCCGCCGGTTTTCGAGGTCGTCAAGGCGGTGATCCTGGGTGTCGTGGCGCAGGGCTGGTTCCTCCAGCAGGGCTACCTCATGCGCCCCATCATCTCGACGCTGGTGTTCGGACGCGACCCACGGCCCTATGACGTCAGCCGAGTCTGGGACCAGATCCGCTCGGGTACCCCGCGAAGCTACAAGGATGCCGCCGAGAGCATGGTGCTCCACGAGGATTTGACCGAAGGCCTGGGCGCCTACCGCGGCAAGCCCGCTGCGGTGCTCGCAGGCGCGCGCGACTTCCTCACTCCGGCCGGCGATTCGCGCATCATCGCCGCGGCCCTGCAGACCAACGAGCTGCGCACCTATCCGGGTTCGGGCCACATGCTGCCCAACGAACGCGCCAGCGAGGTCGTCAACGAGATCGTGACCGTGCTGGAGGCACTACGTCAGGAGCCAGCCACCAGAGTCACCACGGAGTCTGCCGGGTAA
- a CDS encoding acyl-CoA dehydrogenase yields the protein MPIAINSEHVALADSAHAFVERVAPSELLHETLETPLPWPPPFWKAAADQGLTSVHLAESVGGQGFGALELAIVVAEFGRGAVPGPFVPSVIASALISAHDPDHPLLNDLASGASIATFSSASSFTGTASDGGLTVDGQARSVLSAASAAYVVAPVSVDTDRVWVVLSADDLTLAPQQSVDRLRPVAHVTATGAQVPADRVLSNLTDARAISIISTIVSAEAVGVARWATDIASEYAKVREQFGRPIGQFQGIKHKCATMAAVTERATAAVWDAARALDDADESAGVVEFAASAAATLAPAAAQQCAQDCIQVHGGIGYTWEHDAHIYYRRALGLIAALGRSGSAPATVVRTAVEHGLRKVDIDLAPETEALREEIRAEVAALKEIPSGKRNTAIAEGGWVLPYLPAPWGRSASPIEQVIISQEFLTGKVRRPQLGIATWLVPSIVAYGTEEQKQRFLPPTFRGEMMWCQLFSEPGAGSDLAALSTKAVKVDGGWRLTGQKIWTSVAQFADWGACLARTDPSAPKHNGITYFLIDMKSEGVTVRPLREMTGGALFNEVFIDDVFVPDELVVGEVDRGWEVSRNTLTAERVSIGSSDLPFLASLDDLVAFVGKSELSEVARDRAGQLIAEGHGVKLLNLRSTLLTLAGGDPMPSAAVSKLLGMRTGQGYAEFVVNHFGPDGAIGDSEQEQGRWADYLLASRATTIYGGTSEVQLNIIAERLLGLPRDP from the coding sequence ATGCCTATCGCCATCAACAGTGAGCATGTAGCACTTGCGGATTCCGCGCATGCGTTCGTCGAACGTGTGGCGCCCTCCGAGCTGCTCCACGAAACACTCGAAACGCCATTGCCGTGGCCGCCCCCATTCTGGAAGGCCGCCGCCGATCAGGGTCTTACCTCCGTACATCTCGCCGAATCCGTTGGCGGCCAGGGATTTGGCGCACTGGAGCTCGCGATCGTGGTGGCCGAGTTCGGACGGGGAGCCGTCCCCGGACCGTTCGTCCCGTCGGTGATCGCGAGCGCGCTCATCAGCGCCCATGATCCCGACCATCCACTGCTCAACGATCTCGCCTCGGGCGCGTCCATCGCCACCTTCTCCTCCGCATCATCGTTCACCGGAACAGCTTCCGACGGCGGCCTTACCGTGGACGGGCAGGCCCGTTCGGTGCTGTCTGCCGCGTCGGCGGCGTATGTGGTGGCGCCCGTTTCTGTCGACACCGATCGGGTGTGGGTGGTCCTGAGCGCCGATGACCTCACCCTCGCCCCGCAGCAGAGTGTGGACCGGCTGCGACCGGTCGCGCACGTGACGGCGACCGGGGCGCAGGTTCCCGCCGACCGCGTGTTGTCCAACCTCACCGACGCCCGTGCCATCAGCATCATCTCCACGATCGTCTCGGCCGAGGCCGTCGGTGTCGCCCGCTGGGCCACCGATATCGCATCCGAATACGCCAAGGTGCGTGAGCAATTCGGCCGTCCCATCGGACAGTTCCAGGGCATCAAGCACAAGTGCGCCACCATGGCCGCCGTCACCGAGCGCGCCACCGCGGCCGTATGGGATGCCGCGCGCGCCCTCGATGATGCCGATGAGAGCGCCGGCGTAGTGGAGTTCGCGGCCTCCGCGGCTGCCACGCTGGCACCGGCGGCTGCCCAGCAGTGCGCGCAGGATTGCATTCAGGTGCACGGAGGCATCGGCTACACCTGGGAACACGATGCCCACATCTACTACCGCAGAGCGCTGGGTCTCATTGCCGCCCTGGGCCGTTCCGGCAGTGCACCGGCGACCGTGGTGCGCACCGCCGTCGAGCACGGCCTGCGCAAGGTGGACATCGATCTGGCACCGGAGACCGAGGCGCTGCGCGAAGAGATTCGCGCCGAGGTCGCCGCGCTCAAGGAGATCCCGTCCGGCAAACGCAACACGGCCATCGCCGAGGGCGGGTGGGTGCTGCCGTACCTGCCCGCGCCGTGGGGACGCTCCGCGTCGCCCATCGAGCAGGTGATCATCTCCCAGGAGTTCCTCACCGGAAAGGTGCGTCGGCCGCAGCTCGGCATCGCGACCTGGCTGGTGCCATCCATCGTCGCGTATGGCACCGAGGAACAAAAGCAGCGGTTCCTGCCTCCCACGTTCCGTGGCGAGATGATGTGGTGCCAACTGTTTTCCGAGCCCGGCGCAGGGTCGGACCTCGCGGCTCTGTCGACCAAGGCCGTCAAGGTGGACGGCGGCTGGCGCCTCACCGGCCAGAAGATCTGGACCTCGGTGGCGCAGTTCGCCGACTGGGGCGCCTGCCTGGCCCGCACGGATCCGTCCGCGCCCAAACACAACGGCATCACGTACTTCCTCATCGACATGAAAAGCGAGGGCGTCACCGTTCGGCCGCTGCGGGAGATGACCGGCGGCGCACTGTTCAACGAGGTGTTCATCGACGACGTGTTCGTGCCGGATGAGCTGGTGGTCGGTGAGGTCGACCGCGGCTGGGAGGTCAGCCGCAACACGCTGACGGCGGAACGGGTTTCGATCGGCAGCTCGGATCTGCCGTTCCTGGCCAGCCTGGACGACCTGGTGGCCTTCGTCGGCAAGAGCGAGCTCAGCGAGGTCGCGCGCGACCGGGCCGGACAGCTCATCGCCGAAGGGCACGGGGTGAAGCTGCTGAACCTGCGCTCCACCCTGCTGACCCTTGCCGGTGGCGACCCGATGCCGTCGGCAGCGGTCTCCAAGCTCCTTGGCATGCGCACCGGACAGGGATATGCCGAATTCGTCGTGAACCATTTCGGACCGGATGGCGCCATCGGCGATTCTGAGCAGGAGCAAGGCCGCTGGGCGGACTATCTTCTCGCCAGCCGCGCCACCACCATCTACGGCGGCACCTCCGAGGTGCAGCTCAACATCATTGCCGAGCGACTGTTAGGACTGCCACGTGACCCGTAA
- a CDS encoding SDR family oxidoreductase, which translates to MGTAVQLAGKVVAITGGARGIGRAIATAFAAEGAKVAIGDIDKKLCENTAAEIGNGTIGLPLDVTDHGSFEAFFDTIAATVGPVDVIVNNAGIMPITPFGEESLESIQRQLDINVRGVMWGSQLAVQRMKPRGGGVIVNIASAAGKMGVPGLATYCATKWAVVGLCESLTLELKDDNISVVCVMPGVVNTELVAGLDEHWLLGIVQPEDIAAGVLKAVRKGKFPVMVPKKLGPLLRTTAMLPRALYGPAARSLGMDHFMLDAHGTSARAAYEDRASHSEPSAD; encoded by the coding sequence ATGGGAACAGCTGTACAGCTCGCGGGCAAGGTCGTCGCCATCACCGGCGGAGCACGCGGAATCGGCCGGGCCATCGCCACGGCGTTCGCCGCCGAGGGCGCGAAGGTCGCGATCGGCGATATCGACAAGAAGCTGTGTGAAAACACCGCCGCCGAGATCGGAAACGGCACCATCGGTCTGCCGCTCGACGTGACCGACCATGGCAGCTTCGAGGCCTTTTTCGACACCATCGCGGCCACCGTCGGACCTGTCGACGTGATCGTGAACAACGCGGGCATCATGCCGATCACACCGTTCGGGGAAGAATCGCTCGAATCCATCCAGCGCCAGCTGGATATCAATGTGCGCGGCGTCATGTGGGGCAGTCAGCTCGCCGTCCAGCGGATGAAGCCGCGCGGTGGTGGCGTGATCGTCAACATCGCGTCGGCAGCAGGCAAGATGGGCGTGCCCGGACTCGCCACCTACTGCGCGACGAAGTGGGCGGTGGTCGGTCTCTGCGAGTCACTGACCCTCGAACTCAAGGATGACAACATCTCCGTTGTCTGCGTGATGCCGGGCGTAGTCAACACCGAGTTGGTGGCCGGCCTCGACGAGCACTGGCTGCTGGGAATCGTTCAGCCCGAAGACATTGCCGCCGGCGTACTGAAAGCCGTGCGCAAGGGCAAGTTCCCCGTCATGGTGCCCAAGAAACTCGGCCCACTGCTGCGGACAACCGCCATGCTGCCCCGAGCGCTGTACGGTCCCGCGGCGCGATCATTGGGGATGGACCATTTCATGCTCGACGCCCATGGCACCTCGGCGCGTGCCGCCTATGAGGACCGCGCCAGCCACAGCGAGCCCAGCGCCGACTAG
- a CDS encoding 2-hydroxyacid dehydrogenase, translated as MSHSREDHRVRVLAHFLGGPRVREQLAPHTDWLDVHFCAEDDDDAFYAELPHAEVLWHVLRPLSADDVAKGERLRLIHKFGAGVNTIALDAASAQGVAVANMPGANAPSVAEGALLLMLAALRQLPRLDQDIRAGRGWPTDQSLGDTVRDIGSCTVGLVGYGNIAKTLERILLAMGATVVHTSTRNDGSTGWRSLDDLLTSSDIVSLHLPLTEASSGLLDAAALARMKPGSVLVNTSRGAVVDEAALVEALRQGPLGAAGLDVFAQEPISPENPLLTLPNVVLTPHVTWFTADTMTRYLEHAIDNSRRIHEGMPLADRVR; from the coding sequence ATGAGCCACTCGCGCGAAGATCATCGGGTGAGAGTCCTCGCGCACTTTCTGGGCGGGCCGCGCGTCCGTGAACAGCTTGCACCACACACCGATTGGCTTGACGTCCATTTCTGCGCCGAAGACGACGACGACGCCTTCTACGCCGAACTGCCGCACGCCGAGGTGCTGTGGCATGTGCTTCGTCCACTGTCCGCCGACGACGTCGCGAAGGGCGAACGGCTACGGCTGATCCACAAGTTCGGCGCGGGCGTGAACACCATTGCCCTGGACGCCGCATCCGCGCAGGGTGTCGCCGTCGCCAACATGCCGGGCGCCAATGCACCGTCGGTCGCCGAGGGGGCGCTGCTGTTGATGCTGGCGGCCCTGCGACAGCTGCCACGGCTGGACCAGGACATTCGGGCCGGTCGCGGGTGGCCCACAGATCAGTCCCTCGGCGACACCGTTCGCGATATCGGCTCCTGCACAGTAGGATTGGTGGGATACGGCAACATCGCCAAGACCCTGGAACGGATCTTGCTGGCGATGGGAGCCACCGTGGTGCACACCAGCACCCGCAATGACGGCTCTACCGGCTGGCGCAGCCTCGATGACCTGTTGACCAGCAGCGATATCGTGTCGCTGCATCTGCCGCTGACCGAGGCCAGCTCCGGCCTGCTCGACGCCGCGGCGCTGGCCCGGATGAAACCCGGATCGGTTCTGGTGAATACCTCCCGCGGCGCGGTGGTCGACGAGGCGGCGCTGGTCGAGGCGCTACGGCAGGGGCCGCTCGGTGCCGCCGGTCTCGATGTCTTTGCACAAGAGCCGATCTCGCCAGAGAATCCGCTGTTAACCCTGCCCAACGTGGTGCTCACGCCGCATGTCACGTGGTTCACCGCCGACACCATGACGCGCTACCTGGAGCATGCGATAGACAACTCCCGGCGTATACATGAGGGGATGCCGCTAGCTGACCGCGTGCGCTAG
- a CDS encoding alpha/beta hydrolase, translating to MPTELTVEREFVGLPSPTAGRNGAGGHPCQGLYHRAAGTTPKVAFIATHYQIDFSEHYIAEYLARHGYGFLGWNTRFRGFESHFLLDHALVDIGVGVRWLQEQAGVETVLLLGNSGGGSLMAAYQSQAVAPKVTPLEGMRPAEGLDSLPAAAGYVASAAHLGRPDVLTDWMDASVIDEGDPASTDPALDLFNEENGPAYSPAFVAKYREGQVARNHRITAWALDELARVRAAGFSDRAFAVHRTWADPRMVDPTLEPTKRPANLCYAGVPVKANRSTFGIGCATTLKNWLGMWSLSHAQTRAEPHLADVTVPALVINADGDTGVFPADAQHIYDALGSTDKSQASIDADHYFQNPGARQEQADTIAEWASTRWG from the coding sequence ATCGCCGACCGCCGGACGCAACGGTGCCGGTGGGCATCCATGCCAGGGTCTGTATCACCGGGCGGCCGGAACCACACCCAAGGTCGCCTTCATCGCCACCCATTATCAGATCGACTTCTCCGAGCACTACATCGCCGAATACCTGGCCCGGCACGGGTACGGATTCCTGGGCTGGAACACCCGATTCCGGGGATTCGAAAGTCACTTCCTACTTGACCACGCGCTGGTGGACATCGGCGTGGGGGTGCGCTGGCTGCAGGAACAGGCCGGCGTGGAAACGGTGCTGCTGCTGGGTAATTCGGGGGGCGGATCGCTGATGGCGGCCTACCAGTCGCAGGCGGTGGCTCCCAAGGTGACACCGCTGGAGGGGATGCGCCCGGCCGAGGGCCTGGACAGCCTGCCCGCCGCGGCGGGCTACGTGGCCAGCGCCGCCCATCTCGGCCGCCCCGATGTGCTGACCGACTGGATGGACGCCTCGGTGATCGACGAGGGTGACCCGGCCTCCACCGACCCGGCCCTCGACCTGTTCAACGAGGAGAACGGGCCCGCGTACTCCCCCGCCTTCGTCGCCAAGTACCGCGAAGGCCAGGTGGCGCGCAATCACCGGATCACCGCGTGGGCACTCGACGAGCTCGCCCGGGTGCGCGCGGCCGGGTTCAGCGACCGTGCCTTCGCCGTGCACCGCACCTGGGCCGATCCCCGCATGGTCGACCCCACCCTGGAGCCCACCAAGCGCCCGGCCAACCTCTGCTACGCAGGAGTACCGGTTAAGGCCAACCGCTCCACATTCGGAATCGGTTGTGCCACCACGCTGAAGAACTGGCTCGGCATGTGGAGCCTGTCGCACGCCCAGACCCGCGCCGAGCCACATCTGGCCGATGTCACCGTCCCTGCCTTGGTCATCAATGCCGATGGTGACACCGGAGTCTTCCCCGCAGACGCCCAGCACATCTACGACGCACTGGGCTCGACCGACAAGTCCCAGGCCTCCATCGACGCCGACCACTACTTCCAGAACCCCGGGGCCCGCCAGGAGCAGGCAGATACCATCGCAGAGTGGGCAAGCACGCGGTGGGGCTGA